ACCATTTTTTCAGCCCTATACGACGGATTTTTTCGCTTTTTTGCCCGCTCCAACTGTCGAGCAGCGCCATATTTTCGGCAAGAAACGCCCAAAACTGGAGAGAACCCGCTTACAGTCTCAACGATACAGCCTCGACCAGCCGCCAAGCACTCTCGACTGGATGCCAATCGACTTTCAGCCTCCAAAGTACTGCTATCGATGAAGCGTTAGCCCCAAAACCTACGAGCTTCCCCCAAGGGCACAGAAGAAATTCGGCTAAGCACCCCCGCGCTGCCGTTGGGGCAGCCTCCGTTACGGCTATCGGACGAACCTTTAGAGCTTGGCACGCAGCAATAGCTCCAACCGTGGCACGATCGGCTCCAATCATGGCTCACTAAACTCCTCCGATGGCACAGTTGGCTCCTCCCTTGGCACGATAGGCTCCTCCTTTGGCACCGATAACTCCTCCTTTGGCACGGAAAACTCTTTTCTTGGCACAGATAACTCCTTTCTGGGCACAGGAAACCCTTTTCATGGCTCCATTAGCGGTTATCCAACATCGGGGAAGAGATATTTTTGCTACATTGAGGGCATTCTAACCAATACTACCAACCTATGCTGATATTTAGCCTAGAGCGCATCCTTAACCTAAAAGGAGTTACGGATCCCAGCGGGTATCTTCGCAAACGGGGATACGGAAAAAAGAAGGCAATCGCCATAGCCTTCGGGAAAAACCGCATGATTAGCCTCGACGAGATGGAGCAGTTCTGCCAAGATTTCGGCTGCACGCCCAACGACCTGCTCTCGTGGACACCTTCGGAACCCAAAGACGACTACCCCACCAACCCTCTACAGCCGCTCCGCCGTACCGAGGAGGTACTCCCGGTTATTGAGCTGATGAAGAACATCTCGAACAAGGGAATTGCCGAGCTGGAGCGCTACATCCAAGAGCGCAAGGGTGACAGACCGAAGGAGTAGAAGAGACAGGGCGTTGCCTTGTCTCTTAAGCCCACAACCTGCCAATCAACCCTATCCTAACAGAGGGTGCTAATTTCGGAGAGTTGTATTTTATTATTGTTGATAAAAAGTAAGCACATTATAAATTAACGGGATTATGAAAAGGAAAGTTTTGCTTGTTTGTTACTACTTAAATTTATTAATGATTATCTTTTTTGTTCTGATAGTTGTAGCGGGGCTACTAAAACAAGAGGATATTATCAACTTTTTCTTCTTGAACAGTACTGCCAATGTTATACGGATGCTTTTTTCAATTCCTGTATTTTATTTGTGGTTTAATTGTTTGGTTATATGGAGTAAGTACGACAAGCGAATTGGTCAATTTTTCCTGTTGTTTTTTTTAATCGGTACTTACAGCCCATTTTATTTCAAGAAACACATAAGAACTGGGATTGGAGCATAATTTAAAGTCATTTGTTTTATACGCGTAGCGCGGGCTACCACCAACCAACTCGATAAGAACTAAACGAAAAGAGGCGTTGCATGCAACGCCTCTACAAGTATTCTATACAACCTTACGGTGCGGTTTACCTATCCTCAATCCCCAGCATATCCATCAGCCCGTTGATAAAGGTGAGCGGATGGGCAGGGTTACCAGGCACGTACAGGTCGATGTGATTCGCCTCGACGAACGAGCGATCGAGGGCTGGGCTACCAGCAAAGAGTCCTCCGCTGATGGCATCGGAACCAACAAGCACCACCACCTTAGGATCGGGCGTAGCATCGAAGCACACCTGAAGGGCTTGGGCCATATTCGCCGAAACAGGTCCGGTGATAACCACCCCATCGGCATGGCGGGGCGAGGCAACGAACTCGATACCGAGACGCCCCATGTCGAAGTTAACGTTGCAGGAGGCGTTTAGCTCCATCTCGCACGAGCCTTCGCCCCCGGCAGATACCTGACGGAGCTTAAGAGAGTTCCTCAATGTCTTGCGGATTTCGGGACGGATAGATGAGACATCCAGCCGAATGGGCTTATCCTCCCCTGCCCTCACGATAAGATCCTCGCGGCGGTTGGCAGCAATCCTAAAGTCGTTGGTAAACTGTATGGCCGTTGGAAAGGCAAACTCGCACTCGCGGCAGAAGACGCATTTGCCCAGATCAATGCAGAGCGGCGCTGAACCGATTGCCCTGCTGGGGCACATGTCCACCAGCGCATCCACATCGGCCTGTGGTACGTCGAGGTTAATAACAGGACGGCCCCTAAACAACGGGGTAAGCGTTGCACCACGTAAATCTTTTACGTACTGGATTCCGTGGTCGCGGAGTATTTTGAGTTCGTCGAGCATGACTATTTCTTTTTAAACACAGAGGCACTGAGATACAGAGAACACAGAGTTATAACTTCTTCTAACTCCTTTAAAGATCGTTCCCGCAGTACGAGAGGTTGAAACTCTTGTTGCAGATAGGGAAATCGGAGATCTCCTGATCGCGAACGGCTAGCGCTAGGGCAAACCAGCTATGGAACGATGGATCTTTCACCTTATAGTGATCGATAGAGCCTTCGGCGTTGGTTGTTGCCACGTGGCAAATCTCGCCACGCCAACCCTCCACCAGCGAAATGGCGAACGCGTTAGGAGCAAACGCCAAGTCAAAGTTTGGAGTAGCAGATGCAGCCTGATAGTAGAACTTGTCGAGCATCTCTAGCACCCGGTCTATGGACTGCACCACCTCGTCGGCACGCAGCTGTGCACGGTCCATTACATCGCCCGAATCCATTACAATAGGTTCGTGCTCCAGATTCTTGTAGGCAAGGTAGGGATTGCTCTTACGGATATCGCGATTAAGGTTGGATGTTCGGGCAGCCATTCCAACGGCACCAATGCCGCGAGCCTG
This window of the uncultured Acetobacteroides sp. genome carries:
- a CDS encoding NADH:ubiquinone oxidoreductase, with protein sequence MLDELKILRDHGIQYVKDLRGATLTPLFRGRPVINLDVPQADVDALVDMCPSRAIGSAPLCIDLGKCVFCRECEFAFPTAIQFTNDFRIAANRREDLIVRAGEDKPIRLDVSSIRPEIRKTLRNSLKLRQVSAGGEGSCEMELNASCNVNFDMGRLGIEFVASPRHADGVVITGPVSANMAQALQVCFDATPDPKVVVLVGSDAISGGLFAGSPALDRSFVEANHIDLYVPGNPAHPLTFINGLMDMLGIEDR